In the Methanosphaera stadtmanae DSM 3091 genome, ATGTTGGTATTCCAAGAATATTCAATTCTTCATTTTTAATTCTCTCACCAAGATATCTTATAAAGTAGTGTGTGGTAGAACCAGTGCCTAAACCTACTATTTGACCATCCTTTATTAAATCAGCTGCTTTTTTTCCAACATTATCTTTTAATATATCCATATTTACCATTTAAATACACCTTTAATGACTTAAAATTACTTCTGTTAAATTTCTTCCATTTTTACAAACAAGTTCTGGACCAATTTCTTCAATTTGACACTTATCATCATTATACAATCCCTCAGGATAACATATATCATGATTTTCACATTCACATACACAGGTAGGATTTCTAAATATTATTGTAGAACCTTTATAAGCCTTTTTAGTTTCGACAGCAGTTCTAATAGTAGCAGGTTCAACTTCAACAGTTTGTACTCTACCATTTTTATGTAGTGGACATTTATGTGTAACTTTCTTAACATTAGTTATTATATATTTACGTCCCTTTTCAAGATTTAAACATGTTCTATTAAATCTACATGACTCACATTTACTTGAACCACCATAGAATATAAATACCAACCCTTTTTTTGCTAAACTTGTACCTATTAATGTAATCATAAATTATCCTCCATAATAAAATTATTCTATAACATGAGTTTTTAATGCTATATTTTCAGCAGCTTCTCTTGTTAAGCCACGATCACCTAAAATAGTATAACGTTCCTTGCGAATATTATGGGCTTGAATTAATGCTTCTATTATATATTCTTCATCAATACCCAATTCTTTAGCTGTTGTTGGTGCATTAACTTTTTCTAAAACAGATTTTATATTTTGCCAATCTCCACCTTGTAAATACATCATCATTATAGTACCAACACCACATTGTTCTCCATGTAATGCAGGTTTAGGTGCTATCATATCTAGTGCATGACTAAATTTATGTTCAGATCCACTTGCAGGTCTACTATTTCCAGCTATACTTATTGCCATACCACTACTTATTAAACCTTTAACAACAACACTTGCACTATTTTCATTGTTTGGATGAATATTATCTGCTTCATCAATCAATAATTTTGCAGTCATAACAGACAATGCTGCTGCTGAATCACTAAATGGTTCATTTATTAATTTATAAGCTAGTTTCCAATCTTCAACTGCTGTTAGATTAGATATAATATCACTAAATCCAGCTGCTGTAAAACGATATGGGGCTTGTGAAATAATAGTTGTATCTGCAATTAATGCAAATGGAGCATTAGCTTTTAATGATACAGTTCCTTTATCATTTTTTATTGATGCACGTGGAGATGCCATTCCATCATGTGCTGCTGTTGTAGGAACACTTATTAATGGAATATGATTTATTGTTGATGCCATTTTTGCCACATCAATTACTTTTCCTCCACCTACACCAAGTATTGCAGATGAATCTTTTGAATCTTTAACAACTTCTTCAACAGATTCTTCAGTAGCCAAATTAACTGTTATTTCTGAAATTTCATAATTTGATTCTTTTAAGATCTCAATAACATGATTTCCAGCAATTTTTTTTGTTGTAGGTCCTGTTAATATAGTTACATCCTTTTTTGGTAGTAAATTATCACATACATCACCAATTTCTTCTATGATTCCAGAACCAGAATGTATTTCACGTGGTAACTGTACATTTCTAAAATCCATTTTCTATTTCAGCCTACCTATAATTTTATTTTAATTAAAATAATTAAAAATATTATTAATTATATATATTTTTCTTTATTTATTAGAATTTCTTTTTATTAATAAAATTTTTTTAGAAAATAAAAATTAGAAAAATAAAAATAGCCCATTAAGATATTTCATTTTTAGATAATTATAAAATAAACAAGAAAAAGTAATATTTTTTATATATTATTAGTAATTTTTATTGAATTAGTATAATATAGTTTTTTATATATAAATTTAGGCTAATAAAAATACATACCATATTTAGTAGTTATTTTAAAGTATTTTTAAGAAAAAGTAAAGTATTTTTGAAAAAAATGTTGTGCAATAAAATCTAAATAAATTTTTTCAATTAAATTTAAATTTTATAAAGGGTATTTAAATACTTAGAACAATAAAACTTGGAAGTAGACAAAGGTGAAATAGAACATGTACTTCTTTGTAGAATTATATGTATCTATTATTTCTTTACTCAACATAAAAAATATGGAGAAAATCAAAATGACTGATATGAAAAAAATAATGGCTGAAATCGTTGGTACATTTATTCTTGTATTCTTTGGTACAGCATCAGTTGTATTAACATTATTTATCAATGATGGACAGACATTCCCAAGTATATATAATATTGGAATTACACTGCCTGATTGGATTGGAATTGGTTTAGCATTTGGTCTTGCATTAGTAGTTGCAATACATGCACTAGGTCCTATATCAGGGGCACATTTTAACCCTGCAGTAACTATAGGATTATGGGCAGGTAAAAAATTCCCAGGAAAAGATGTAATACCTTATGTAATTGCACAATTTATAGGAGCAATCATAGCTTCTGCTGCATTACTTGCAATTTCCGGTCCAAAAGCATCCACCATTGGAGCTTTAGGAGGAGTTGGACCATTTGGAGATATTTCAATAATAGGAATGTTCATTGTAGAATTCCTTGGTACAGCACTATTGATGTATGTAATTATGGCTACAGCTGTAGATAAAAATGCACCATCTATTGATGCAGCTTTAGATATAGGTTTAGTATTAGCAGGTATTGTTATTGCATTAGGTAACTTCACAGGTTGTGGAATTAACCCAGCTCGTGCATTCTCACCAATGCTTTTCAACTTCTTTGTAAGTGGAGCAAACGCATTTATATACTATCCTATTTACTTCATTGCACCTATTGTAGGAGCAATTGTAGCAGTATACTTATATGACTACTTCCATAAAGAAATAGGATACTAATATTATAGAAATTGTAATAATACAATTTTCTTTTATTACAATTTTTTTATTAAACTAACTTTTTTTAAATTAATTTAACTTATTATCATTATACTATAATACTAATATCTTATGAATACAAATACATATAATCCTTAAACAACAGTAAAACTGAAATAGTATAACTGAATAAATAAAACGACAGTACTTTGACCATTTACTTAATTTATTCTTTTGATAATTAATCACCAACACTTTAGATTGAGTAAGTTAAACTCTAAATACATATATGATAAATTATATATTTTTATTAAAAGAATTATAAAAAATATTTAAGGGATATGGATGTTAACAGAGAAAAATATTAAAAAATATGCAAGTACTGTTTTATTAAATACTGTGGATAATCTATTTGATAATAAAGAAACATTAATTAATAATTTTTATAAGGATTTTGTTGAATCAAATAAGAGAAACAAAAAACTAAAAAGTAATATAAAAGATAATGAAGTAGTAGATGAATATTTACTTGAAGAATTGGAAAAATCTTTCACACAGAATGATATTGGTCGTGTTTTACAAAAAGAAATGGTAAAAGCAAATGATAATGCAATTGCTGATTTAGCAAATGTATTAGATGAAAAACTACTTCCTGTTAGTAGAGACCTTAAAAATGTATTCAATGATGATGTAAAATACAATCAATTTAGAAAATATGTTACTGAAAACTTAGTAGTTTCAAATTTAAATCTTAATACTTCAACAATTAAAGCTCTTAAAACCATGAATATATCTGGTATTCAAGCTGCACAAATTATTCAACTAATAAGTCAAGTGGATAATTAAAAAAAAAAGTTTAAAGAATCAGACAATTATATCTGATTCATCTATATATTTTGTAACTTCTGTAATTAAGTCATTAAATTCTCGTGATGTTCTATTTCTAGGTCTTGGTAAATCATTCTTAATAATTTTCTTAATAGATCCTGGTCTTGTTGAAAATACAACTATTTCATCTGCAAGATATATTGCTTCATCAACATCATGTGTTACAAATATGATTGTTCTATTTTTAGACATCCAATTATCAACTAATTGGGTTTGTAATTTTCTTTTTGTTAGTACATCCAATGCACTAAATGGTTCATCCATAAGTAGTGTTTTAGAATCATTAATTATTGATCTAATTATTGCAACACGTTGTTTCATACCCCCAGATAATTCATGA is a window encoding:
- a CDS encoding UPF0179 family protein, translating into MITLIGTSLAKKGLVFIFYGGSSKCESCRFNRTCLNLEKGRKYIITNVKKVTHKCPLHKNGRVQTVEVEPATIRTAVETKKAYKGSTIIFRNPTCVCECENHDICYPEGLYNDDKCQIEEIGPELVCKNGRNLTEVILSH
- a CDS encoding NAD(P)-dependent glycerol-1-phosphate dehydrogenase, producing MDFRNVQLPREIHSGSGIIEEIGDVCDNLLPKKDVTILTGPTTKKIAGNHVIEILKESNYEISEITVNLATEESVEEVVKDSKDSSAILGVGGGKVIDVAKMASTINHIPLISVPTTAAHDGMASPRASIKNDKGTVSLKANAPFALIADTTIISQAPYRFTAAGFSDIISNLTAVEDWKLAYKLINEPFSDSAAALSVMTAKLLIDEADNIHPNNENSASVVVKGLISSGMAISIAGNSRPASGSEHKFSHALDMIAPKPALHGEQCGVGTIMMMYLQGGDWQNIKSVLEKVNAPTTAKELGIDEEYIIEALIQAHNIRKERYTILGDRGLTREAAENIALKTHVIE
- a CDS encoding MIP/aquaporin family protein, yielding MTDMKKIMAEIVGTFILVFFGTASVVLTLFINDGQTFPSIYNIGITLPDWIGIGLAFGLALVVAIHALGPISGAHFNPAVTIGLWAGKKFPGKDVIPYVIAQFIGAIIASAALLAISGPKASTIGALGGVGPFGDISIIGMFIVEFLGTALLMYVIMATAVDKNAPSIDAALDIGLVLAGIVIALGNFTGCGINPARAFSPMLFNFFVSGANAFIYYPIYFIAPIVGAIVAVYLYDYFHKEIGY